The Apodemus sylvaticus chromosome 4, mApoSyl1.1, whole genome shotgun sequence nucleotide sequence GCTGCAGCCGCAGCACCACgcagcagccgccgccgccgctcccgGGGCGGGTCCGCGGCCGAGGCAGCCCCTCGGCGCTCACCAGGCGCAGCCGCAGCCGCCCGGGCCCCGCCTGGTACTCGGTGGACAGGCGCAGCTGCCCGCCGCGGGGCCCCAGGCGCAGCACGCTGTCCTTGGTGGGCCGCAGCTGGCAGCAGAGGAAGTCGAGGTGGAAGAGCGGCGGCGCGCGGCGCGGCGCGTACGGACTGGTGTCCGCCGAGCTGGCCTCGTCGGGGGACAGGGACTGCGGCCTGGGCGTTCGCGGGGAGCCGCAGGGCGAGGAGTCCGGCGACGAGGCCGTGTCGCTGTCTGGGGCCCGGCAGAGGCGGAGGTCCGGGGCCGAGACGTGCAGCCGCGACCGCGCCGGGGGCGGGCCTGCAGCCAGGCCGCGCGGCCCGTGGAACAAGGACTCGCGGCGGCGCGTGTGCGGGCTCTCGGGCAGGAAGGCCCAGCCCTCGCGGCCCGCCAGGTGCGGCAGCGAGCAGGCCACCGGGAGGTTCCGGCCGCCGGGGTTGCGGTCCACCCTGGCCTCGGCGCCTCTCGGTTCCCGGAGCCGAGGCGGTATGAAGAACTGCGGGATGCGGTCGGGGGTGAGGACGTTAGGGTTGCAGAGCGAGGGCGAACCCTGGGCCTGGCGCTTGGGGACCAGGCTGGGCTGCGCCTGCAGCGCCCGGGCCTCTGCGGTCCGCACCCTATACCCGGCTTTCTCCAAGAGCCACATGCAGTGGGTTGGGGTAATGGAACACGAGGCGGAGAAGGTCCAAG carries:
- the C2cd4d gene encoding C2 calcium-dependent domain-containing protein 4D; this encodes MWLLEKAGYRVRTAEARALQAQPSLVPKRQAQGSPSLCNPNVLTPDRIPQFFIPPRLREPRGAEARVDRNPGGRNLPVACSLPHLAGREGWAFLPESPHTRRRESLFHGPRGLAAGPPPARSRLHVSAPDLRLCRAPDSDTASSPDSSPCGSPRTPRPQSLSPDEASSADTSPYAPRRAPPLFHLDFLCCQLRPTKDSVLRLGPRGGQLRLSTEYQAGPGRLRLRLVSAEGLPRPRTRPGSGGGGCCVVLRLQPRVRPGAQRSRVVQSSCNPIFNEDFFFEGLRPPDLAARSLKAKVLDRGAGLRRDVLLGECETPLIALLPPLAGGLGPASSLAPAHLSL